Part of the Corynebacterium caspium DSM 44850 genome, GAGCCCAATACCAGCTTTTACAGCACTTTGTACTTTGCCCACTGGCAAGGTCCTACCGTGCACCAAGATTTCGCCCTCATCATAAGGATCAGCCCCGGCCACCGCGCGCAAAACTTCTGTACGCCCGGCTCCTACTAGACCGGCCAATCCCACAACTTCACCAGAATGCACCGTTATGGTGATATCTTCATAGGCTCCTTTGCGGGTGAGATTTTTAATCTCTAGGGCAGGTGCACCCACGGAGGTTTGTCGTCGGGGATAAAGCTGGGCAATATCTCGGCCGACCATGAGTCGAATAAGCTCTGGTTCAGGAGTAGAAGCAGGCACTTCATCAACATATTGGCCATCGCGAATAACGGTTACGGTATCGCCAATTTCAGCGATCTCATCAAGGTGATGGGAAATAAATACCATGCCAACACCCTGAGAACGCAGCCGATTTACCACGGTAAATAACTGATCAATCTCATTACGAGTTAAGGCAGCCGTGGGCTCATCCAGGATCAAAACGCGGGCTTCAATTGAAAGTGCTTTAGCGATCTCAACCAACTGCTGTCGAGCAATACCCAAAGTGCCTACCTTGCGATCTAGATCAACCTCAAGGCCAATCATCTCTAAGGCTTCGCGAGCAATGCTGCGCATTTTCTTGCGGTCAACCAGACCCATTTTGGTAGGAGTGCGGCCCAAAACAATATTCTCAGCCACCGTCATATTCGGCACCAGATTTAGTTCCTGGTGAATGGTAGCAATGCCGTAGCCTTCAGAAGCCTTGGTATTGGGAATAGTAGTCTTGACGTTATCTACAAAAATTTCGCCTTCATCTGGCTGGTAAACCCCGGCAATCATTTTAATTAAGGTAGATTTTCCAGCCCCATTTTCACCGAGCAAGCACATAACATGCCCTGCTCGCACCTTGAGATTCACCCCATCAAGTGCGGTGACACCGCCGAATCGTTTTTTGATTCCGCGAAGTTCTAGGAGTATTCCTTCCTTCATTCGCTTATTCTTTCTTTAATATTGGGCGCCAAGAATTCTTCTCTAACGGTGCCTGACTTGCGGATACATAGCGTGGTAGGGATATTGGCTGAGTGTGGCTGGTGGCCCTGCATAGCCTCTTCAAGCGCGCTTACAGCAGTTGCGGCAATGGTGGCAATATCTTGTGCGGCCACAGTCAATGGAGGATCGATAACTGGAAACCAGGGAGTGTCATCTATAGCTACTAGCCCAATATCATCCCCGATACGAATCCCTAAGGCCTGGGCAGCATGTAGTGCCCCCAAAGCCATGAGGTTATCGCAAGCGATGATGGCAGTAGGACGATCTGCTAACTCAAATAAGGAACGAGCTGCAGAAAGTCCGGATTCCAGTTTGAAATCCCCATAGCGGATCCATTCCGAAGGTGCCGGAATAGCAAGTTTTTTAAGCGATGACAGCACCCCATCTAACCGTTGCCGGCCAGCTGAAGTTGCTACTGGTCCAGAAATAACCCCAATCCGGCGGTGCCCCAATTGATAAAGGTGCTGCACCAACTGTTCAGCTGCGAGGTAATTATCAGACTGAATCACAGCGGTAGTGCTACCTTCAACAGCCCGATCGACAAAAATTGCCGGGCAACGAATTTCTGCGGCATTAACTTCCCCGTGCTGTGCAACGATTAATAAACCGTCAATGCGAGCGCGGGTAAAAGCTTTTAGAGCTCTTTCTTGGCCGACAGTGGATTCATCGGCATTCATCGTTAATAGCGAACGACCGTTTTTAACGACATTGCGTTCAATGTGATAGGCCAATTCCGAGAAAAACGGATTGCGCACATCAGAGATGAGTAAACCCACCATAT contains:
- a CDS encoding sugar ABC transporter ATP-binding protein, yielding MKEGILLELRGIKKRFGGVTALDGVNLKVRAGHVMCLLGENGAGKSTLIKMIAGVYQPDEGEIFVDNVKTTIPNTKASEGYGIATIHQELNLVPNMTVAENIVLGRTPTKMGLVDRKKMRSIAREALEMIGLEVDLDRKVGTLGIARQQLVEIAKALSIEARVLILDEPTAALTRNEIDQLFTVVNRLRSQGVGMVFISHHLDEIAEIGDTVTVIRDGQYVDEVPASTPEPELIRLMVGRDIAQLYPRRQTSVGAPALEIKNLTRKGAYEDITITVHSGEVVGLAGLVGAGRTEVLRAVAGADPYDEGEILVHGRTLPVGKVQSAVKAGIGLVPEDRKSQGLVLNASVLENLGYATLRTMSHGPLADLKGHEQRAEKTRDALRIRLGTLKQPVRSLSGGNQQKVVFGRWHIAGIDILLLDEPTRGVDVGAKVEVYELINAITARGGAVLLASSDLPEVLGMSDRIIVMSGGRIVGEMPAKEATQDNVMTLAVKEVESSRVY
- a CDS encoding LacI family DNA-binding transcriptional regulator gives rise to the protein MVTIRDVAARAGVSLATASRALNGSGPVSPEAQQRVVRAAKELEYQVNHAASSLRTRHSNMVGLLISDVRNPFFSELAYHIERNVVKNGRSLLTMNADESTVGQERALKAFTRARIDGLLIVAQHGEVNAAEIRCPAIFVDRAVEGSTTAVIQSDNYLAAEQLVQHLYQLGHRRIGVISGPVATSAGRQRLDGVLSSLKKLAIPAPSEWIRYGDFKLESGLSAARSLFELADRPTAIIACDNLMALGALHAAQALGIRIGDDIGLVAIDDTPWFPVIDPPLTVAAQDIATIAATAVSALEEAMQGHQPHSANIPTTLCIRKSGTVREEFLAPNIKERISE